In a genomic window of Streptomyces sp. NBC_01142:
- a CDS encoding MFS transporter has protein sequence MRAESPSAARTGAFIAVAVALFCIQVDFFALNLAIPGIADELGVTPSAAQWTLSAYMLAIGCFFIVGGRLGDVFGRRGTLLVGIALFAAGSVGCALAPGLALLVAARIVQGIGAGFVFPVSVAVISNAFPEASRARALGAAFGIANIGTALGPFVGGGFTEGPGWRWIFWLLAPLSAVALLIAVRYVPDSRDTSAPRQLDLIGCFTIVCTLAALTTAVERGSAWGWDSVRTLTLLGTSVLTGGLFLLRERLARHPLVDLRLFRNVPYVLVTGMGSVANMGYCVTVFVATLYLQGVRGLSPLMAGIVFLAPAVLVALAGPLGARLAPRMRPTAVMALAGAIAGTGMITLSHVTAWWLYVPVFAWCGLGLGLGWTFSSVATQQVVPTARAGEASGVLLTFLVTLGAIALAAAATTITAMTPERPPEEVYDTILRVGGAVILLVSVVVMAVRHRLALQGKVPPLSLHAPRPPADAGGSARNP, from the coding sequence ATGCGCGCAGAGTCCCCATCGGCCGCGCGGACGGGGGCCTTCATCGCGGTCGCGGTCGCGCTGTTCTGTATTCAGGTCGATTTCTTCGCCCTGAACCTGGCCATCCCCGGTATCGCGGACGAGCTCGGTGTCACGCCCTCGGCCGCCCAGTGGACCCTCTCCGCGTACATGCTCGCCATCGGCTGCTTCTTCATCGTGGGCGGCAGGCTGGGGGACGTCTTCGGGCGCCGGGGCACTCTGCTCGTCGGCATCGCCCTGTTCGCGGCCGGTTCCGTGGGGTGTGCGCTCGCCCCCGGGCTGGCGCTGCTGGTGGCCGCCCGGATCGTGCAGGGGATCGGCGCCGGCTTCGTCTTCCCGGTGTCCGTCGCCGTGATCAGCAACGCCTTCCCCGAAGCGAGCCGGGCCCGCGCGCTGGGCGCTGCGTTCGGTATCGCGAACATTGGCACCGCACTGGGCCCGTTCGTGGGCGGCGGGTTCACCGAAGGACCGGGATGGCGCTGGATCTTCTGGCTGCTCGCACCGCTCAGCGCGGTGGCACTCCTCATCGCGGTCCGCTACGTCCCCGACTCCCGGGACACCTCGGCGCCCCGCCAGCTCGACCTGATCGGCTGCTTCACCATCGTGTGCACGCTGGCGGCCCTCACCACAGCCGTGGAACGCGGCAGCGCCTGGGGCTGGGACAGCGTCCGCACCCTCACCCTCCTCGGGACGTCGGTGCTGACGGGCGGGCTCTTCCTGCTGAGGGAACGCCTCGCCCGGCATCCGCTGGTCGACCTGCGCCTGTTCCGCAACGTCCCCTACGTCCTGGTGACCGGCATGGGCTCCGTCGCCAACATGGGCTACTGCGTCACCGTCTTCGTGGCGACGCTCTACCTTCAGGGCGTGCGCGGCCTGTCCCCGCTGATGGCGGGCATTGTGTTCCTGGCTCCCGCAGTGCTCGTGGCCCTCGCCGGGCCGTTGGGGGCCCGGCTGGCACCGCGGATGCGCCCCACAGCGGTGATGGCCCTCGCCGGAGCGATCGCCGGGACGGGGATGATCACGCTCAGTCATGTGACCGCGTGGTGGCTCTACGTACCCGTGTTCGCCTGGTGCGGGCTCGGCCTGGGGCTGGGCTGGACCTTCTCCAGCGTCGCCACCCAGCAGGTCGTACCGACCGCCAGAGCGGGCGAGGCGTCCGGCGTCCTGCTGACCTTCCTGGTCACGCTGGGGGCCATCGCCCTCGCCGCGGCGGCGACCACGATCACGGCGATGACCCCTGAGCGGCCGCCCGAAGAGGTCTACGACACGATCCTGCGGGTGGGCGGAGCCGTGATCCTGCTGGTGTCCGTCGTTGTCATGGCCGTACGCCACCGGCTCGCCCTGCAGGGCAAGGTGCCGCCGTTGTCCCTGCACGCGCCCCGGCCGCCCGCGGACGCCGGCGGCAGCGCTCGTAACCCCTGA
- a CDS encoding S8 family serine peptidase gives MAASAVIAGVAATSSVALAATPPPSPKPVPASQSMTTLPAAPVERVIVTYKSKAAEAKSNAAAAGDATAKGTETGESLSFERRLAGGAALVDLGGEASKKDVTEVMSAFRADPSVASVEPDIRAYAMAVTPNDTEYPKQWDLFESTGGMNVPGAWDKTTGSGVTVAVIDTGYAAHTDLAANVVSGYDFISTSADARDGNGRDNNAKDEGDWNATDGECGAGSKASNSSWHGTHVAGTVAATAGNSKGVAGIAYNAKIQPVRVLGKCGGSSADIADAITWASGGTVPGIPANPNPAKVINMSLGGPNATCPSVYQNAINGAVSRGTTVVVAAGNSNANAAGFTPANCAGVINVASTSREGNRSFYSNFGTSVDVAAPGGETRRATDTPGTVTTPENGILSTLNSGATTPSAENYKPYQGTSMAAPHIAGLAALLESAKPALTPADIESAIKSNARPLPGSCTGGCGTGIADAAKTVNAVTGTPGGTTFSNAADVTIADISTASSSIAVTGRTGNAPAALKVDVDIKHSWRGDLVVDLVAPDGTVRNLKTSSSSDSADNVIATYTVDASSEVANGTWKLQVRDVASGDTGYIDAWSLTF, from the coding sequence GTGGCCGCGAGCGCCGTGATCGCCGGCGTCGCTGCCACCTCCTCCGTGGCACTTGCCGCCACCCCGCCGCCGTCACCGAAGCCCGTCCCTGCTTCGCAGTCCATGACCACACTGCCGGCCGCACCGGTCGAGAGGGTCATCGTCACGTACAAGTCCAAGGCTGCAGAGGCCAAGTCCAACGCGGCGGCCGCCGGCGACGCAACGGCCAAGGGCACCGAGACCGGCGAGAGCCTGTCGTTCGAGCGTCGGCTCGCCGGCGGCGCGGCGCTGGTCGATCTGGGTGGCGAGGCGTCCAAGAAGGACGTCACCGAGGTCATGAGCGCCTTCCGCGCCGACCCCTCCGTCGCCTCCGTGGAGCCCGACATCCGCGCCTACGCGATGGCGGTCACCCCGAACGACACCGAATACCCCAAGCAGTGGGACCTGTTCGAGTCCACCGGCGGTATGAACGTGCCCGGTGCCTGGGACAAGACAACCGGCAGCGGTGTCACCGTCGCGGTCATCGACACCGGCTACGCCGCCCACACGGACCTGGCCGCCAATGTCGTCTCCGGATACGACTTCATCTCGACCTCCGCGGACGCCCGTGACGGCAACGGCCGGGACAACAACGCCAAGGACGAGGGCGACTGGAACGCCACCGACGGCGAGTGCGGCGCCGGTTCCAAGGCGAGCAACTCCTCCTGGCACGGCACGCACGTCGCGGGCACGGTTGCGGCAACGGCCGGCAACAGCAAGGGCGTTGCGGGTATCGCGTACAACGCGAAGATCCAGCCGGTCCGCGTGCTCGGCAAGTGCGGCGGCTCCTCCGCGGACATCGCCGACGCCATCACCTGGGCGTCCGGCGGCACCGTCCCGGGCATCCCGGCGAACCCGAACCCGGCCAAGGTCATCAACATGAGCCTCGGCGGCCCCAACGCGACCTGCCCCAGCGTCTACCAGAACGCCATCAACGGCGCCGTGTCGCGCGGCACCACCGTCGTCGTCGCGGCCGGCAACAGCAACGCCAACGCTGCCGGCTTCACCCCCGCGAACTGCGCGGGCGTCATCAATGTGGCGTCCACCAGCCGTGAGGGCAACCGTTCGTTCTACTCGAACTTCGGCACCAGCGTCGACGTCGCCGCGCCCGGCGGCGAGACCCGCCGCGCCACCGACACCCCCGGCACCGTCACCACCCCCGAGAACGGCATCCTCTCGACGCTGAACTCCGGTGCCACCACCCCGTCGGCGGAGAACTACAAGCCCTACCAGGGCACGTCGATGGCAGCCCCGCACATCGCCGGCCTTGCCGCGCTGCTGGAGTCGGCCAAGCCTGCGCTGACCCCGGCCGACATCGAGTCGGCAATCAAGAGCAACGCCCGGCCGCTGCCCGGCAGCTGCACCGGCGGCTGCGGCACCGGCATCGCCGACGCCGCGAAGACCGTGAACGCTGTCACCGGCACTCCCGGCGGCACGACGTTCAGCAATGCGGCGGACGTGACGATCGCGGACATCTCGACCGCAAGCTCGTCGATCGCCGTCACCGGCCGCACCGGCAACGCCCCCGCCGCCCTCAAGGTCGACGTGGACATCAAGCACTCCTGGCGCGGCGACCTGGTCGTCGATCTCGTCGCCCCCGACGGCACGGTGCGCAATCTCAAGACCTCGTCGTCCTCCGACAGCGCCGACAACGTCATCGCGACGTACACCGTCGACGCGTCGAGCGAGGTCGCCAACGGCACCTGGAAGCTGCAGGTCCGCGACGTGGCATCGGGTGACACCGGCTACATCGACGCCTGGAGCCTCACCTTCTGA
- a CDS encoding glutamate-cysteine ligase family protein codes for MGRDVPALVFTRDDRRRYRNKMQKCLDAFAQMLREARFEFERPQVGLEIELNLVDSAGEPAMRSIEVLEAIANPAWDSELGRFNLEINIPPRRLTAGGPDAWEQEIRDALNHAENRAAAVGAHLAMIGILPTLRQRDVGEAALSEDPRYRLLNEQIFAARGEDLRISMDGVDRLRTYADTITPEAACTSTQFHLQVSPDEFADYWNAAQAIAGVQVALAANSPFLFGKELWRETRIPLFEQATDTRSEEIKVQGVRPRVWFGERWITSVFDLFEENVRYFPALLPLCEDEDPQETLDAGDNPELAELTLHNGTVYRWNRPVYAVAHGKPHLRVENRVLPAGPTVADTLANGAFYYGLTRALVDEERPVWSRMSFSAAEDNLHAAARHGIEARLYWPGMGEVPVAELVLRRLLPLAHRGLEQAGMDTAWREPLLGIIEQRCVTGRNGAVWQAEMFHHIYDTTHVDHHEALRRMTRQYIDYMHLNAPAHTWPVD; via the coding sequence ATGGGACGCGACGTCCCGGCGCTGGTGTTCACCCGTGATGACCGTCGCCGGTACCGGAACAAGATGCAGAAATGCCTCGACGCGTTCGCGCAGATGCTGCGTGAGGCACGTTTCGAATTCGAACGGCCTCAGGTGGGTCTGGAGATCGAGCTGAACCTGGTGGACTCCGCCGGGGAGCCGGCCATGCGGAGCATCGAGGTACTCGAGGCGATCGCAAATCCTGCCTGGGACAGTGAGCTGGGCCGCTTCAACCTGGAGATCAACATCCCGCCGCGACGGCTGACGGCCGGTGGTCCCGATGCGTGGGAGCAGGAGATCCGGGACGCGCTCAACCATGCCGAGAACCGGGCGGCGGCAGTGGGGGCACATCTGGCCATGATCGGGATCCTGCCGACGCTGCGGCAGAGGGATGTGGGTGAGGCGGCGCTGTCGGAGGACCCGCGATACCGGCTGCTGAACGAGCAGATATTTGCGGCCCGGGGCGAGGACCTGCGGATCTCGATGGACGGGGTGGACCGCCTGCGGACCTACGCGGACACCATCACGCCCGAGGCGGCGTGCACCAGCACCCAGTTCCACCTGCAGGTCTCGCCGGACGAGTTCGCGGACTACTGGAACGCCGCGCAGGCGATCGCGGGGGTGCAAGTGGCCCTGGCGGCGAACTCTCCCTTCCTGTTCGGTAAGGAACTCTGGCGCGAGACCCGTATCCCCCTCTTCGAGCAGGCCACCGACACCCGCTCGGAGGAGATCAAGGTGCAGGGGGTGCGGCCCCGGGTGTGGTTCGGCGAGCGGTGGATCACCAGCGTCTTCGATCTGTTCGAGGAGAATGTGCGCTACTTCCCCGCGCTGCTGCCGCTGTGCGAGGACGAGGATCCGCAGGAGACGCTCGACGCCGGCGACAACCCCGAGCTGGCCGAACTCACCCTGCACAACGGCACGGTCTATCGATGGAACCGCCCGGTCTACGCCGTCGCTCACGGCAAACCGCATCTGCGGGTGGAGAACCGGGTGCTGCCCGCCGGCCCGACGGTGGCCGACACCCTGGCGAACGGCGCCTTCTACTACGGGCTGACGCGCGCCCTGGTCGACGAGGAACGGCCGGTCTGGTCACGGATGTCGTTCTCGGCCGCGGAGGACAACCTGCACGCTGCCGCCCGGCACGGGATCGAAGCGCGCCTGTACTGGCCCGGGATGGGCGAGGTGCCGGTGGCCGAACTCGTACTGCGGCGACTGCTGCCCCTGGCACACCGGGGGCTGGAACAGGCGGGCATGGACACGGCGTGGCGGGAACCGCTGCTGGGCATCATCGAGCAGCGGTGCGTCACCGGCCGCAACGGCGCGGTATGGCAGGCGGAGATGTTCCACCACATCTACGACACCACCCACGTCGACCACCATGAAGCGCTGCGACGGATGACACGGCAGTACATCGACTACATGCACCTCAACGCCCCGGCACACACCTGGCCGGTCGACTGA
- a CDS encoding peptidylprolyl isomerase, with product MTIKIYFDITIDDAPAGRINFNLFDDVVPKTAENFRALATGEHGYGYKGSSFHRVIPDFMLQGGDFTRGNGTGGKSIYGDRFADENFQLKHTKPGLLSMANAGPNTNGSQFFITTAVTSWLDGKHVVFGEVADNESLALVQKIEGYGTQSGKTQAKITIADCGVI from the coding sequence ATGACCATCAAGATCTACTTCGACATCACCATCGACGACGCGCCCGCGGGGCGGATCAACTTCAATCTGTTCGACGACGTGGTCCCCAAGACGGCGGAGAACTTCCGCGCGCTGGCCACCGGTGAGCACGGGTACGGATACAAGGGTTCGTCCTTCCACCGCGTCATCCCGGACTTCATGCTGCAGGGCGGTGACTTCACCAGGGGTAACGGCACCGGCGGCAAGAGCATCTACGGCGACCGCTTCGCGGACGAGAACTTCCAGCTCAAGCACACCAAGCCGGGCCTGCTGTCGATGGCCAACGCCGGTCCGAACACCAACGGCTCCCAGTTCTTCATCACCACCGCGGTGACGTCATGGCTGGACGGCAAGCACGTCGTGTTCGGTGAGGTCGCCGACAACGAAAGCCTCGCCCTGGTCCAGAAGATCGAGGGATACGGCACGCAGAGCGGGAAGACCCAGGCCAAGATCACCATCGCGGACTGCGGAGTCATCTGA
- a CDS encoding amino acid ABC transporter permease — MTSVLYDAPGPRAKRRNVLFTVVFLVALAALIWWVVQSLAEKNQLEWDKWKPFVTDPRTWTTYILPGLENTLIGAALAMAIALPLGALFGIARLSDHRWVRGAAGTVVEFFRAIPVLILMLFANAAYSEFTDVSPDNRPLYAVVTGLVLYNASVLAEVVRAGILSLPAGQTDAAKAIGMRKGQTMRLVLLPQSVTAMLPAIVSQLVVIVKDTALGGAMLGFSELLASVRPMSANYGANTIASFTVVAVVFVVLNFALTTFASWLEGRLRRGKKSTGAVVGVDAVAELATPGEHFLPGGPGGSAGPTRRSDDTR, encoded by the coding sequence GTGACCTCCGTCCTCTACGACGCCCCCGGGCCGCGCGCCAAGCGGCGCAACGTCCTGTTCACGGTGGTGTTCCTGGTCGCCCTCGCGGCGCTGATCTGGTGGGTGGTCCAGAGCCTCGCCGAAAAGAATCAACTTGAGTGGGACAAGTGGAAGCCGTTCGTCACGGACCCCCGCACCTGGACCACGTACATCCTGCCGGGGCTTGAGAACACGCTCATCGGCGCCGCTCTCGCCATGGCCATCGCGCTGCCGCTCGGTGCGCTCTTCGGTATCGCCCGGCTCTCCGACCACCGGTGGGTGCGGGGCGCGGCCGGCACGGTCGTGGAGTTCTTCCGCGCGATCCCGGTACTGATCCTGATGCTCTTCGCCAACGCGGCCTACTCCGAGTTCACCGACGTCAGTCCGGACAACCGGCCGCTGTACGCCGTGGTCACCGGTCTCGTCCTCTACAACGCCTCGGTGCTCGCCGAGGTGGTGCGGGCCGGAATCCTGTCCCTGCCCGCCGGCCAGACCGACGCGGCGAAGGCGATCGGCATGCGCAAAGGCCAGACGATGCGCCTCGTGCTGCTGCCGCAGTCCGTCACCGCGATGCTGCCGGCGATCGTCAGCCAGCTGGTCGTCATCGTGAAGGACACCGCACTCGGGGGCGCGATGCTCGGCTTCTCCGAACTGCTGGCATCGGTACGCCCTATGAGCGCGAACTACGGGGCGAACACCATCGCCAGCTTCACCGTCGTCGCCGTGGTCTTCGTCGTGCTGAACTTCGCGCTCACCACCTTCGCGAGCTGGCTGGAGGGCAGGCTGCGGCGAGGCAAGAAGTCCACGGGTGCGGTGGTCGGCGTCGACGCGGTCGCGGAGCTCGCGACGCCGGGTGAGCACTTCCTCCCGGGCGGGCCCGGCGGCTCGGCGGGACCGACGAGGCGAAGTGACGATACGAGATAA
- a CDS encoding LuxR family transcriptional regulator: MTTASAYRPAPVGRADLLAQRVLHTRGRALLTGHAGVGKTEVALAAATRAESRGETVLWVATLPADRDIPGAVAAALVASLSACSWPAARSHGGPGAYDILERLPGPQRTAVAMLCREAPVPDDGWDPIALRLALAQTLRTFAAQGPVLLVVDGVQRIDADSADLLRFALHLAPPTLRVIAVETPAAYGPDTPATSTQQPDAAGPEPLWVPSEADVLFVPPLHADEIAELLIHHRLPSRMAGRIHKASGGNPRLALAVGRSLADARTPVHHAEALSLSGRARDLARQLLGAASPDVRSTLLLAALALRPTASLIRRAGRPTAEADLAAAERANLVSLKEDGTVAFTAGVLPSTLVHDACWSERSNGHAALAHVVDDPVEAVRHRALATDTPDEQRAAEVAAAADTARRRGNSALAAELALLAAESTPVQHGPQRLARLVDAAEEAARAARADLAIRAATDLLARDAAPADRVRARLAVLDTAGQGLTDLDEIYVHAMEDSEGDAALRAAVQLRLAVKYVLADGDPVRSRTAAVESAALAASVGDRRTAARALTVQARMDRVLGSADAERVLAEARALEVFERPLGIRNAAQILTIRHALFDDRLTPARDQLNALLPLVERRGPVEDAIELFRTLAEIGARQGQCAAALSHAGRSLALTLEAGLSPGPAWYALALAETAGGSFARAASYARRSAQASEEEGDHVFLSRSLYALGRVQLAAGDVANALETLRKVQVGEHAQSTVDPSMLRWHEELAEALVANDAPEEAATLLADVRPVAERLGRATVLLGCDRAYALYLAANGKSEEAAGLLTRTADRFAAEGLPLERGRALIALARVERRRRRRSAAQNALQSAAAVFERAGALPWLALVTETPSRTTEPDPARGGALSSLTEAELRLALLVRQGASNQEAAAKLYLSVKTVEARLTRIYQKLDVRSRAQLATALNAWPGHRSTADTTDSPVAD, from the coding sequence GTGACGACTGCGTCGGCGTACCGGCCTGCGCCGGTCGGGCGGGCGGATCTCCTCGCGCAACGTGTCCTGCACACCCGCGGGCGTGCCCTGCTCACCGGCCACGCCGGAGTCGGCAAGACCGAAGTCGCCCTGGCTGCCGCCACGCGTGCCGAGTCCCGCGGCGAGACCGTGCTCTGGGTCGCCACGCTGCCCGCCGACCGGGACATACCCGGCGCCGTTGCCGCCGCCCTCGTCGCTTCCCTGTCGGCGTGCTCCTGGCCCGCGGCCCGGTCCCACGGCGGCCCCGGCGCGTACGACATTCTCGAAAGGCTGCCCGGTCCGCAGCGGACCGCCGTCGCCATGCTGTGCCGCGAGGCCCCCGTCCCCGACGACGGCTGGGACCCCATCGCCCTGCGGCTTGCCCTCGCACAGACCCTGCGGACCTTCGCCGCGCAGGGCCCCGTCCTTCTCGTCGTCGACGGTGTCCAGCGCATCGACGCCGACAGCGCCGACCTGCTGCGTTTCGCCCTCCATCTCGCTCCCCCGACGCTACGGGTCATCGCCGTCGAGACACCGGCGGCATACGGCCCCGACACACCCGCCACGAGTACGCAGCAGCCGGACGCGGCCGGCCCGGAACCCCTCTGGGTGCCGTCCGAGGCCGACGTCCTGTTCGTACCGCCGCTGCACGCCGATGAGATCGCCGAACTCCTCATCCACCACCGGCTGCCGTCCCGGATGGCCGGCCGTATCCACAAGGCAAGCGGTGGAAATCCGCGTCTCGCGCTGGCCGTCGGCCGCTCCCTCGCGGACGCACGCACGCCCGTGCACCACGCCGAGGCGCTGTCCCTGTCCGGGCGCGCCCGCGATCTCGCCCGGCAACTGCTCGGCGCCGCCTCCCCCGACGTGCGCAGCACGCTCCTGCTGGCCGCACTGGCGCTGCGCCCGACAGCTTCGCTGATCCGCCGCGCGGGCCGCCCCACGGCCGAGGCCGATCTCGCCGCCGCCGAGCGGGCGAATCTAGTCTCCCTCAAGGAGGACGGCACCGTCGCCTTCACCGCCGGGGTGCTGCCGTCCACGCTGGTGCACGACGCCTGCTGGAGCGAACGCAGCAACGGTCACGCGGCGCTCGCGCACGTCGTGGACGACCCCGTCGAGGCGGTACGGCACCGGGCGCTGGCCACGGACACTCCCGACGAGCAACGGGCAGCGGAGGTCGCGGCTGCGGCCGACACCGCGCGACGCCGCGGCAACAGCGCGCTGGCTGCCGAACTCGCCCTGCTCGCCGCCGAGTCCACGCCCGTCCAGCACGGCCCGCAGCGACTCGCCCGGCTCGTCGACGCCGCCGAGGAAGCTGCCCGCGCCGCCCGGGCGGACCTTGCAATCCGCGCCGCGACCGATCTCCTCGCCCGCGACGCCGCGCCTGCCGACCGAGTGCGCGCCCGGCTGGCGGTGCTGGACACGGCCGGGCAGGGGCTGACCGACCTCGACGAGATCTATGTACATGCCATGGAGGACTCCGAGGGCGACGCGGCACTGCGGGCTGCCGTCCAGCTCCGGCTGGCGGTGAAGTACGTGCTGGCCGACGGAGATCCCGTGCGGTCCCGGACCGCCGCCGTCGAGTCCGCCGCGCTGGCCGCCTCGGTGGGCGACCGGAGGACGGCGGCGAGGGCGCTGACCGTGCAGGCGCGCATGGACCGGGTCCTCGGCTCGGCGGACGCCGAACGGGTGCTCGCCGAGGCGCGGGCCCTCGAAGTGTTCGAGCGGCCACTCGGCATTCGCAACGCCGCCCAGATCCTGACGATCCGTCATGCCCTGTTCGACGACCGCCTCACCCCTGCACGCGACCAGCTGAACGCCCTGTTGCCACTGGTCGAGCGGCGCGGCCCGGTCGAGGACGCCATCGAACTGTTCCGCACCCTCGCGGAGATCGGGGCCCGGCAGGGGCAGTGCGCCGCGGCACTCTCGCACGCCGGCCGGTCGCTCGCCCTGACACTCGAGGCCGGGCTCTCGCCGGGGCCCGCCTGGTACGCGCTGGCGCTCGCGGAGACCGCAGGTGGCAGCTTCGCCCGCGCCGCCAGCTACGCACGACGCAGCGCCCAGGCCTCCGAGGAGGAGGGCGATCACGTCTTTCTCTCCCGCAGCCTGTACGCACTGGGCCGGGTCCAGCTCGCCGCCGGGGATGTGGCGAACGCCCTGGAGACCCTGCGCAAGGTCCAGGTCGGCGAACACGCCCAGTCCACGGTCGACCCGTCGATGCTGCGCTGGCACGAGGAGCTGGCGGAGGCACTGGTGGCGAACGACGCCCCGGAGGAAGCGGCAACCCTCCTCGCCGATGTGCGTCCCGTCGCGGAACGCCTGGGCCGCGCGACGGTGCTGCTCGGCTGCGACCGGGCGTACGCGCTGTACCTGGCAGCGAACGGGAAGTCCGAGGAGGCGGCGGGGCTGCTGACCCGGACCGCCGATCGCTTCGCGGCGGAGGGCCTGCCGCTGGAGCGTGGACGGGCACTCATCGCGCTCGCCCGGGTCGAGCGCCGCCGCCGCAGACGGTCGGCCGCACAGAACGCGCTGCAGAGCGCTGCCGCCGTCTTCGAACGGGCGGGGGCGCTGCCCTGGCTGGCACTGGTGACGGAGACTCCGTCCCGTACGACCGAACCCGACCCGGCCCGTGGCGGCGCCCTGTCCTCCCTCACGGAGGCGGAGCTGCGCCTCGCCCTGCTGGTCCGCCAGGGAGCCAGCAATCAGGAAGCGGCGGCGAAGCTGTACCTCAGTGTGAAGACCGTCGAGGCGCGTCTCACCCGCATCTACCAGAAACTGGACGTCCGTTCGCGTGCCCAGCTGGCGACCGCCCTGAACGCATGGCCCGGTCACCGGTCGACGGCGGACACGACCGACAGCCCTGTGGCCGACTGA